The region GGAAGCGGAAGCCGGCCTGATACTGCTGACGATTGCCGAATTGCGCGCCGATTCCGACCATGTCCGCGAACTGGAACGAGGACGACATCGTGAAGTGCGTGGAGATGGTCGGATGCGACAGGAAGCGGATGCCCGCGCCGGCCTCGAGGAACGGGCGGATCGCGCCCGAGCTTTTGATGAAGCGGAACACGGGCGTCGCGCCGACTTCGACGATATTGCCGTGGACCGCATGATCGCCCTGATACCACCAGTTCGACACGTGCCCCTCGAGGACGAACGCGAAGTGCCAGCCGCCGATTGCCCACCCGTTCCAGCCCGGATCCCAGACCACGCCGAGATCGGCTGTCTTCACGTCGTGGTTGGCGATCCCGCCGCCGGCCTGCAGGCTCCAACGATCGGCAAAAGCGGCGCCGGAGCCGCTCAAGAGCGCGAGTGCCGCGGCCGCCTGCGCCGCGTACCGTCCCGCCCGGATCAGGTTCTTGTTCTTCATCCGTCCCACTCCAGCTGCTTGAATTGCATAGAGCCTCGCCGCTGCTTGAGCACGGGCTCGAAACAACTGAATCTTATGGTAAAGGACTTTTTCGATCGGTGTCGTCAGGCGAAATGGTTTGCTTCCAAATCATCAAGAATGAAAACGCTTTGCCTTTTCTCCCGAATATTCCTCCGCCATTTACCCCGCTCGCCCAATCTCCGTCGAGCTGCTATCGGAACTCAAAAATCGATAGCAAAATGGGAACTCGAATGCCCCGGTCGCCTCTAAGGATTAGCACTCAATTGGCGAGAGTGCTAAGATGAGCCGCGGAATCGCCCAATAACGGGGCTAGTCCCTGATTCCCCAGGAGTTTTCTACGTGAGCAACGCACTGACCCTTCCGAACACCCTGAGCCCGGCGTCGGCTACGGCCGCTTCGGCAGGCTCATTGACGCTCGCTTCGCAGTCGCTGCTGCCCGGCCAGCTCGGCAACATCGACGCCTACATCCAGGCGGTCAACCGGATCCCGCTCCTGAGCGCGGAAGAGGAACGCCGGTACGCCACCGAGTTCCGCGACCAGAGCAACCTCGATTCCGCGCGCCGGCTGGTGCTGTCGCACCTGCGCCTCGTGGTGTCGATCGCGCGCAACTACCTCGGCTACGGGCTGCCGCACGGCGACCTGATCCAGGAAGGCAACATCGGCCTGATGAAGGCGGTCAAGCGCTTCGATCCGGAGCAGAACGTGCGCCTCGTGTCGTACGCGATCCATTGGATCAAGGCCGAGATCCACGAATACATCCTGCGCAACTGGCGGATGGTGAAGGTGGCCACCACCAAGGCGCAGCGCAAGCTGTTCTTCAACCTGCGCAGCCACAAGAAAGGCATGCAGGCGTTCACGCCGGAAGAGATCGACGGTCTCGCCCAGGAGCTGAACGTGAAGCGCGAGGAAGTGGTCGAGATGGAGACCCGCCTCTCGGGCGGCGACATCGCGCTCGAAGGCCAGGTCGAGGACGGCGAGGAATCCTACGCGCCGATCGCCTATCTGGCCGATTCGCACAGCGAGCCCACCGCCGTGCTCGCCGCGCGCCAGCGCGACACGCTGCAAACCGACGGCATCGCGCAGGCGCTCGACGCGCTCGACGCGCGTAGCCGCCGCATCATCGAGGCCCGCTGGCTGAACGTCGACGACGACGGCTCGGGCGGCTCGACGCTGCACGACCTCGCCGCCGAGTTCGGCGTCTCGGCCGAGCGGATCCGCCAGATCGAGGCCAGCGCGATGAAGAAGATGCGCACCGCCCTGGCCGAATACGCGTAAGCCTCCCGGCTCCCGCACCGCAACCGCTGCCCTCCGGCAGCGGTTTTTTTTCGCCCGATTCACTCGCCGGCTTGAGCAGTCCGGCCGGCCGTTGCAACCGGCGCGCGCCTTTCTCCCCAATCGTTGAGCCACCTCAAATTCCCGCGCCGATTTCGCGACCGTGTGCCGCACTGCAGCACTAAGAGATTTCGCGGTCCGCTCGTAAAATTGGTATATCCGGACAAAAGGCGCTACAAATGCATGGAGTGGCCCCCGAACCGGAATAATCGGCAGGAATCTGCCTGAACCAAGCATCCGATACGCCGTGATACTCATCAACAAGAAAGCCGCGCCGCGCGCGGGCCCGTCGGGGTGGCGGACGCGCATGGCGGCCTGGGCCCGGGGCCCCACCCTCGCCCGTGACATCGCGATCGTGCTCGCCATCAAGCTGGTCTTGCTGATGGCGCTCAAGTACGCGTTTTTCAATCACCCGCAGGCGCGGCACATGTCGTTGCCCCCTGCCGCCGTCGCCGAGCAGCTGCTCTCGGTTCCGGCCTCCGATTCCTCTCAGGGAGACCACCATGATAAGTAGCGAAGTCGTCGATCTGTCGCGTCTGCAGTTCGGCATCACGGCGCTCTACCACTTCCTGTTCGTTCCGCTGACGCTCGGCCTGTCCTGGGTCCTCGTCATCATGGAAGCCGTCTACGTGATGACCGGCAAACAGGTCTACAAGGACATGACCCAGTTCTGGGGCAAGCTGTTCGGGATCAACTTCGCGATGGGCGTGACCACCGGGATCACGCTCGAATTCCAGTTCGGCACGAACTGGTCCTACTACTCGCACTATGTCGGCGACATCTTCGGCGTGCCGCTCGCCGTCGAAGGGCTGATGGCGTTCTTCCTCGAATCGACCTTCGTCGGCCTGTTCTTCTTCGGCTGGAACCGCCTCTCCAAGGTCAAGCATCTGCTCGTCACCTTCCTCGTCGCGCTGGGCTCGAACCTGTCCGCGCTGTGGATCCTGGTCGCGAACGGCTGGATGAACAATCCGGTCGGCGCGGAATTCAACTACCAGACCATGCGGATGGAGCTGACGAGCCTGTTCGACGTGCTGTTCAACCCGGTCGCGCAGGTCAAGTTCGTGCACACCGTGTCGGCGGGCTACGTCACGGCCGCGATGTTCGTGCTCGGCGTGTCGTCGTGGTATCTGCTCAAGAAGCGCGACACCGATTTCGCGCTGCGCTCGTTCGCGGTCGCGGCGGGTTTCGGCCTCGCCTCGACGCTGTGCGTGATCGTGCTCGGCGACGAATCGGGCTACACCACGGGCGAAGTGCAGAAGGTCAAGCTCGCGGCGATCGAATCGGAATGGGAAACCACGCCGGCGCCCGCGGCCTTCACGATCATCGGCCTGCCGAACCAGCAGGAAGAACGCACCGACTACGCGATCAAGATCCCGTACGCACTCGGCCTGATCGCGACGCGTTCGATCGATGAGCCGGTGATCGGCCTCAAGGACCTGATCAAGCGCAGCGAAGACCACATCCAGAGCGGCATGATCGCGTACGGCGCGCTGCAGAAGATCAAGGAAGGCGACGCCGGCGCCGAGACCCATGCGCTGTTCGACCAGCACAAGGCCTATCTCGGCTACGGGCTGATGCTCAAGCAGTTCACCGCGAACGTCACCGACGCGACGCCCGAGCAGATCAAGGCGGCCGCGAAGAAGACCATCCCGCCCGTGGCGCCCGTGTTCTTCTCGTTCCGCATCATGGTGTTCCTCGGCATCCTGTTCCTCGCGACCTTCATCGCGGCGTTCTGGTTCTGCGCGCGGCGCGAGCTGCTGCAGGAAAACCGCCGCTGGTTCCTGCGCTGGGCCGTGTGGGCGATCCCGCTGCCGTGGCTCGCCGTCGAATTCGGCTGGGTGGTCGCGGAACTGGGCCGTCAGCCGTGGACGATCGCCGGCATCCTGCCGACCCATCTGTCCGCGTCGAGCCTCACGCCGTCCGATCTGTATCTGAGCCTCGCCGGATTCATCGCGTTCTACACGGCGCTGTTCGTCATCGAGATCAAGCTGATGTTCAAGTACGCGCGACTCGGCCCGTCCTCGCTGCACACCGGCCGTTACTACCACGAGCAAAAGGCGATCGCCGATGCGACCGTCTGACGACGACCGCGTCCCCGCACTCGCATAAGGAATCGCTATGGACTACGCAACCCTCAAAGTGATCTGGTGGCTGCTCGTCGGCGTGCTGCTGATCGGCTTCGCCGTCACCGACGGCTTCGACATGGGCGCAACCGCGCTGCTGCCGTTCCTCGGCAAGACCGACGAGGAGCGCCGCATCATCGTCAACACCGTCGGCGCGACCTGGGAAGGCAACCAGGTCTGGCTCATCACCGCCGGCGGCGCGATGTTCGCGGCCTGGCCGCTCGTCTACGCGGCCTCGTTCTCGGGCTTCTACTTCGCGATGCTGCTCGTGCTGTTCGCGCTGTTCTTCCGGCCGGTCGGCTTCGACTACCGCAACAAGCGCCCCGACCCGCGCTGGCGCGCCGGCTGGGACTGGGGCCTGTTCGCGGGCGGCTTCGTGCCGTCGCTGGTGTTCGGCGTCGCGTTCGGCAACCTGCTGCAAGGCGTGCCGTTCTCGTTCGACACCGACCTGCGCGTCACCTACCACGGCGGCTTCTGGGCGCTCCTGAACCCGTTCGCGCTGCTGTGCGGGCTCGTCAGCCTGTCGATGCTCGTCGCGCACGGCGCGGCCTTCATCAAGATGAAGACCGACGGCGTGGTCGCCCGGCGCGCCTCGATCGCACTGCGCGTCGCCTCGCTCGTCGCGGTCGTGCTGTTCGTGCTGGCCGGCGTGCTGATCGCCTCGTTCATCGGCGGCTATCACATCACCCAGGCCGCGCCCACCGACTCGGTCGCGAACCCGCTGCTCAAGCAGGTGGCCGCCGGCTCGGGCCTGTGGCTCGCGAACTACGTCGACTACCCGTGGATGATCGCGGCGCCCGTGGTCGGCATCGCAGGCGGCCTGCTCGCCATGCTGCTCGCCGGCTCGAAGCTCGAAAAGACCGCGTTCGTCTGCACCGGCCTGATGGTGACCGGCGTGATCCTGACCGCGGGCTTCTCGATGTTCCCGTTCATCATGCCGTCCTCGCTCGACCCCCGCAGCAGCCTGACCGTGTGGGATTCGACCTCGAGCAAGCTGACGCTCGAAGTAATGCTCGGCGCCGTGATCGTATTCCTGCCGCTGATCCTGCTGTACACCACCTGGGTGTATCGCGTGATGCGCGGCAAGATCACCCCGCAGTTGCTCGAGGAAAACAAGCACACGATGTACTGACGCCGCGCCCGGGCGATCCGCCCGGGCCGGCACGTTTCGACAGGAGTCTGATCATGTGGTATTTCAGCTGGGTTCTCGGCATCGGCGTCGCGCTCGCGTTCGGCATCGTCAACGCGATGTGGCTCGAAGCCCGCCAGAAGGACGGGCCGCCCAAGGCCAAGCCCGCGCAGCACTGAGCCGCGCGTCGCGTTCGAACGAAGCCCCCGCCCGGGGGCTTTTTTACGCCCGCCGCGCGCCCGCCGGCCGGCGCCTCGCCTCATCCCGGACAGTGCCAATCAAATTCCAGATTAATACCACTTGAACACCAATCATCGGTTTTGTAAGATCTTCTGGAAAGCCGACGACAGGCCCCATCCACTCAAGTGGAGGAGACGTGAAGAATTCCCTTGCGGTGCGCTTCGTGCTGTCCTCCGCATCCGCCGATGCGCGGGGCGCGCCGCGCGCGCGTCCTGATGCCGCCTCCCCGCGCACGCACCCATGAGCGCGCGCCCGTCCGCACGCCGGCATCGCCGGCGCGAGCCCGACCCATGAGCGCGCGCGGCGTCCCGGCCGCGCCCCATCGCAGTTCCTGGATTCGTCACGGCATCACGCTTTCGGCGCCGAATCGCCGACCTCTCTAAGGAATACCCATGAACCGAATGCACGCTGTCGCTGCAGGGCTCGTTGCGTCCCTCGCATTCGCATGCGCTGTTGCGCATGCCCAAGCCGCACCGGCCGCCGCGCCGCAAGCGGGCGCGCCCGCCGCGTCCGCGGCCGGCCGGCCGCCCGTCAATCCGCTCGCACTCGCCGCCGCGCTGTCCAACAACCTCGCACTGCGCGTCGCGGTCGACAACAACAACGCCGCGGCCGCGGGCGTACCCTGCGCCAATCTCGGGGCCGACTGGGCCGGTTGCGCGACCGGCCGCCTGATCCTCGTCAACCGCGGCCAGACCCGGATCGACGGCGCCGGCTGGAAACTCTATCTGCACAGCATCCGCCGCCTGCTGCGCATCGACCATCCCGGCTTCGCGCTGCGCCACCTGACCGGCGACCTGTACGAGCTGACGCCGCGCGCGGGCGCGGTGCAGTTCGCGCCGGGCGCGCGCATCGAGGTGCCATTCGTCGCCGAATACTGGCTGCGCCGCTACAGCGACGTGCTGCCGCGGCCGTACGTCGTGGTCGCGGGCGCGCCGCCCGCCGTGCTGCGCTACGACGACACCGACGACGAAACCCGCTACGTCGAATCGCTGCCCGCCGACGCGCAAAGCAATTCGACCGGCAACGCACCGCCCGCGGTCGCGCAGCCCGTGGCGGCGCGCGCGCTGCCCGCGGTGCTGCGGCAGCAACTCGGCGACGCGACGCTCGACGTGCGCGGCGTCGATCTCGCGCTGCCCGACCTGTCCTGGGCGCACCTCGCCGCGCTGCGCGAGCGCGCGGGCACGCTCGGCCTCTACGGCGGCGGCGTCACGGTGCGCGGGCGCATCGCGCCGCGCCGCCTGCCCGCCGACATCGCGGTGCCCGGCGGCTACCGCCTGACGATCGGCCGCCAGGGCGTGACCATCGAGGGCTACGACGCGGCCGGGCTCTATTACGGCGTGCAGACGCTGTTCTCGCTGACGCCCGCGGGCGGCGGCGCGATCCCGTCGATGGTGGTCGAGGATGCGCCGCGCTTCCCGCACCGCGGCATGCATGTCGATCTCGCGCGCAACTTCAAGCACCCCGCGACGCTGCGCCGCCTGATCGACCAGATGAGCGCGTACAAGCTCAACCGGCTGCACCTGCACCTGTCCGACGACGAAGGCTGGCGCATCGAGATCCCGGGGCTGCCGGAGCTCACCGCGATCGGTGGACGCCGCTGCCACGACCCGAGCGAATCGGTGTGCCTGCTGCCGCAGCTCGGCTCCGGTCCCGACAACCGTTCGGGCGGCGGCTATCTGCGTCGCGACGAGTACATCGCGCTGCTGCGCTACGCGGCCGACCGCTTCGTCGACGTGATCCCGGAAATCGACATGCCCGCGCATGCGCGCGCGGCGGTGATGTCGATGGAGGCGCGCTACCGGCGGCTGCATGCGCAGGGACGCGAGCAGGAAGCGAATGCGTACCGGCTGCTCGATCCGCAGGACACGTCGAACACGCTGTCGGTGCAGTTCTACGATCGCCACAGCTATCTGAACCCGTGTGCGCCGGGCGCGCTCGCGTTCGCGACGAAGGTGATCCGCGAGATCGCGGCGATGCATGCGGACGCGCAGGCGCCGCTGCCGATCTGGCATTTCGGCGGCGACGAGGCGAAGAACATCCTGCTCGGCGCGGGCTTCCAGCCGCTCAACGGCACCGATCCGGGCAAGGGTCGCGTCGACCTCGCCGCGCAGGACAAGCCGTGGGCGCGCTCGCCGATGTGCACCGCGCTGCTGCAGCGGGGCGAGATCAAGTCGACCGACGAGTTGCCGACGCGCTTCGCGCAGCAGGTGAGCACGGTGGTCAACGCGAACGGCATCGGCACGATGGCCGCGTGGCAGGACGGGCTCAAGCACGCGAACGGGCCGCAGGACTTCGGCACGCGCAGCGTGATGGTGACGCTGTGGGACACGCTGTTCTGGGGCGCGGCCGACAGCGCGCGGGACTGGAGCGCGAAGGGCTATCGCACGGTGCTCGCGCTGCCCGACTACCTGTACTTCGACTTCCCGTACACGACCAATCCGCGTGAGCGCGGGTATTACTGGGGTTCGCACGCGACCGACGAGTACAAGGTGTTCTCGTTCGCGCCCGAGAACCTGCCGCAGAACGCCGAGGTGATGGCGGACCGCGACGGCAATCCGTTCGAAGTCACGGGCACGGGAGCCGCGCCGAAACTGGAAGGGATGCAAGGGCAGGCGTGGGGCGAGGTGATGCGCAACGACCAGTTGCTCGAATACATGGTGTATCCGCGCCTGCTCGCGCTCGCGGAACGCGCCTGGCACCGGGCGGGTTGGGAACGGCCGTATCAGGCGGGCGTGCGCTACAAGCTCGGCGATACGCATCTCGTCGACAAGAACGCCCTGCAGAACGACTGGGCCGGCTTCGCGACGGTGCTCAAGCAACGCGAGCTGCCGAAGCTGCAACGGGCGGGGATCGGGTATCGGCAGCCGACGTTCGAGTTGGCTGATCACTGACGGAGGGCGTGATCGGCTGCGAAGCCGGTCATGCACACGCCGGGCGCATGCGATATGCCCGGCGTGTGCGTCGGACAAACTGCCCACGCTGTTCGACGTTGAACACGCCATGCCGGCAACGCGCTTCGGCAAGGCGTTCCTCATCGAGCCTCGCCCCAAGTCCATACATCCCTCACGCATCACGCCTGTCGACGGGAACCCCTCTCCATATTTCATCCAGGCGGCCATGCCGATACGGAACGTATCCGATCGTCGCAAGGCATCGGGATCCGCGTCCGAGCGTCATGATGCGCGGCCCCGTCAACTCGGTGGATCGGCCGCTTTTTTGCGATGAATTCGACGGTACGCTGAAGCCACGAATGCACGCCGACGAACTCACGCTCGCTCTCGCGGGCACGGGCGAGTGTGTGGAAGATACCGGCATGCACGGGCGTGTCGCGAGGTGCGCGTCGTGTTGCCAAAGGGACGGACCATGACTGAACAGGAAACCGAAGACGCCGGCTTGTCTTCCACCGAGTATGTGAAGTGCGTCACCGCCTTCATGGACGATGTGAGCAGGTGGTGCGGAGACTGCGGCCTGGCCGTGGAACGCAACCTCGTCACACTGTGGGAGGAGCACATGGACAAATACGACGCCCCCGGCCTTCATATATCGAAAGACGGTGCGTCGTTGGGCAGGGTCGTGCCGACCGGATCAAGAATCATCGGTGCGGACGGGCGCGTGGACCTGAACGGTCGGATCACGAGGCATTCGCTCCTTTTCTATAGGGGAAGAAGTCCGTCGCCCCCGG is a window of Burkholderia sp. FERM BP-3421 DNA encoding:
- a CDS encoding acyloxyacyl hydrolase is translated as MKNKNLIRAGRYAAQAAAALALLSGSGAAFADRWSLQAGGGIANHDVKTADLGVVWDPGWNGWAIGGWHFAFVLEGHVSNWWYQGDHAVHGNIVEVGATPVFRFIKSSGAIRPFLEAGAGIRFLSHPTISTHFTMSSSFQFADMVGIGAQFGNRQQYQAGFRFQHLSNAGIKEPNPGINFSQLYVQYNF
- the cydB gene encoding cytochrome d ubiquinol oxidase subunit II, which codes for MDYATLKVIWWLLVGVLLIGFAVTDGFDMGATALLPFLGKTDEERRIIVNTVGATWEGNQVWLITAGGAMFAAWPLVYAASFSGFYFAMLLVLFALFFRPVGFDYRNKRPDPRWRAGWDWGLFAGGFVPSLVFGVAFGNLLQGVPFSFDTDLRVTYHGGFWALLNPFALLCGLVSLSMLVAHGAAFIKMKTDGVVARRASIALRVASLVAVVLFVLAGVLIASFIGGYHITQAAPTDSVANPLLKQVAAGSGLWLANYVDYPWMIAAPVVGIAGGLLAMLLAGSKLEKTAFVCTGLMVTGVILTAGFSMFPFIMPSSLDPRSSLTVWDSTSSKLTLEVMLGAVIVFLPLILLYTTWVYRVMRGKITPQLLEENKHTMY
- the cydP gene encoding cytochrome oxidase putative small subunit CydP — translated: MILINKKAAPRAGPSGWRTRMAAWARGPTLARDIAIVLAIKLVLLMALKYAFFNHPQARHMSLPPAAVAEQLLSVPASDSSQGDHHDK
- the rpoH gene encoding RNA polymerase sigma factor RpoH — encoded protein: MSNALTLPNTLSPASATAASAGSLTLASQSLLPGQLGNIDAYIQAVNRIPLLSAEEERRYATEFRDQSNLDSARRLVLSHLRLVVSIARNYLGYGLPHGDLIQEGNIGLMKAVKRFDPEQNVRLVSYAIHWIKAEIHEYILRNWRMVKVATTKAQRKLFFNLRSHKKGMQAFTPEEIDGLAQELNVKREEVVEMETRLSGGDIALEGQVEDGEESYAPIAYLADSHSEPTAVLAARQRDTLQTDGIAQALDALDARSRRIIEARWLNVDDDGSGGSTLHDLAAEFGVSAERIRQIEASAMKKMRTALAEYA
- a CDS encoding cytochrome ubiquinol oxidase subunit I — encoded protein: MISSEVVDLSRLQFGITALYHFLFVPLTLGLSWVLVIMEAVYVMTGKQVYKDMTQFWGKLFGINFAMGVTTGITLEFQFGTNWSYYSHYVGDIFGVPLAVEGLMAFFLESTFVGLFFFGWNRLSKVKHLLVTFLVALGSNLSALWILVANGWMNNPVGAEFNYQTMRMELTSLFDVLFNPVAQVKFVHTVSAGYVTAAMFVLGVSSWYLLKKRDTDFALRSFAVAAGFGLASTLCVIVLGDESGYTTGEVQKVKLAAIESEWETTPAPAAFTIIGLPNQQEERTDYAIKIPYALGLIATRSIDEPVIGLKDLIKRSEDHIQSGMIAYGALQKIKEGDAGAETHALFDQHKAYLGYGLMLKQFTANVTDATPEQIKAAAKKTIPPVAPVFFSFRIMVFLGILFLATFIAAFWFCARRELLQENRRWFLRWAVWAIPLPWLAVEFGWVVAELGRQPWTIAGILPTHLSASSLTPSDLYLSLAGFIAFYTALFVIEIKLMFKYARLGPSSLHTGRYYHEQKAIADATV
- a CDS encoding family 20 glycosylhydrolase yields the protein MNRMHAVAAGLVASLAFACAVAHAQAAPAAAPQAGAPAASAAGRPPVNPLALAAALSNNLALRVAVDNNNAAAAGVPCANLGADWAGCATGRLILVNRGQTRIDGAGWKLYLHSIRRLLRIDHPGFALRHLTGDLYELTPRAGAVQFAPGARIEVPFVAEYWLRRYSDVLPRPYVVVAGAPPAVLRYDDTDDETRYVESLPADAQSNSTGNAPPAVAQPVAARALPAVLRQQLGDATLDVRGVDLALPDLSWAHLAALRERAGTLGLYGGGVTVRGRIAPRRLPADIAVPGGYRLTIGRQGVTIEGYDAAGLYYGVQTLFSLTPAGGGAIPSMVVEDAPRFPHRGMHVDLARNFKHPATLRRLIDQMSAYKLNRLHLHLSDDEGWRIEIPGLPELTAIGGRRCHDPSESVCLLPQLGSGPDNRSGGGYLRRDEYIALLRYAADRFVDVIPEIDMPAHARAAVMSMEARYRRLHAQGREQEANAYRLLDPQDTSNTLSVQFYDRHSYLNPCAPGALAFATKVIREIAAMHADAQAPLPIWHFGGDEAKNILLGAGFQPLNGTDPGKGRVDLAAQDKPWARSPMCTALLQRGEIKSTDELPTRFAQQVSTVVNANGIGTMAAWQDGLKHANGPQDFGTRSVMVTLWDTLFWGAADSARDWSAKGYRTVLALPDYLYFDFPYTTNPRERGYYWGSHATDEYKVFSFAPENLPQNAEVMADRDGNPFEVTGTGAAPKLEGMQGQAWGEVMRNDQLLEYMVYPRLLALAERAWHRAGWERPYQAGVRYKLGDTHLVDKNALQNDWAGFATVLKQRELPKLQRAGIGYRQPTFELADH
- the cydX gene encoding cytochrome bd-I oxidase subunit CydX encodes the protein MWYFSWVLGIGVALAFGIVNAMWLEARQKDGPPKAKPAQH